One region of Zingiber officinale cultivar Zhangliang chromosome 7B, Zo_v1.1, whole genome shotgun sequence genomic DNA includes:
- the LOC122005138 gene encoding 7-deoxyloganetin glucosyltransferase-like encodes MANTKPHAVCFPLPIQGHINGMLHFSKALHFMGFHITFVNSEFNHRRVLRNAGLASLAGLPDFRFATIPDGLSSPKDDTDKSQDLAALCVSTKRHCASPLRDLIKALNDPCSGGPPVSCVISDFFTSFTLAVTAELSIPSIFFCSASATGFLSAVYLEELKQRSIIPLKVGVSLWKEDSSCIEWLDEKDRGSVLYVNYGSIAVLTNDQFIEFAWGLANSGCEFLWVIRPDLVEGENALLPPEFATEIKPRSFITNWCTQKEVLSHPAIGGFLTHCGWNSTMESMCAGVPMICWPFFADQQTNCRFLCSEWGIGIEIGEDVKREKVERLIEELMGGQKGKEMKRKALEWKARAVKAASIGGVSWINLDRVIKEVIMK; translated from the exons ATGGCTAACACCAAGCCTCACGCAGTCTGCTTTCCGTTGCCAATCCAAGGCCACATCAATGGCATGCTCCACTTCTCCAAGGCCCTCCACTTCATGGGCTTCCACATCACCTTCGTCAACTCCGAATTCAACCACCGCCGCGTCCTGCGGAACGCCGGCCTTGCCTCCCTCGCTGGCCTCCCCGACTTCCGATTTGCCACCATCCCCGATGGCCTCTCGTCGCCCAAGGACGACACCGACAAGAGCCAAGACCTCGCCGCCCTCTGCGTCTCCACCAAGCGCCATTGCGCCTCTCCTCTCCGCGACCTCATAAAGGCCCTCAACGACCCCTGCTCCGGAGGGCCACCCGTCAGCTGCGTGATCTCGGACTTCTTCACCAGCTTCACCCTCGCCGTCACCGCTGAATTGTCCATCCCGAgcatcttcttctgctcggcgAGCGCCACTGGCTTCTTGAGCGCCGTCTACTTGGAGGAGTTGAAGCAGAGGAGCATCATCCCTTTAAAAG TTGGAGTGAGCTTGTGGAAGGAGGACTCGAGTTGCATCGAGTGGCTGGACGAGAAGGATCGGGGCTCCGTGCTTTATGTCAACTATGGTAGCATCGCCGTGCTGACGAATGACCAGTTTATTGAGTTCGCTTGGGGTTTGGCCAACAGCGGGTGTGAGTTCCTGTGGGTGATTCGACCTGATCTTGTGGAAGGCGAGAACGCACTGCTGCCGCCAGAGTTCGCGACTGAGATTAAGCCAAGGAGCTTCATCACGAACTGGTGCACCCAAAAGGAGGTGCTCTCTCATCCAGCCATTGGTGGCTTCTTGACTCACTGCGGATGGAATTCTACAATGGAAAGCATGTGCGCGGGGGTCCCCATGATATGCTGGCCTTTCTTCGCAGACCAACAGACAAATTGCAGATTCTTATGCTCGGAGTGGGGCATCGGGATCGAGATTGGAGAGGATGTGAAGAGAGAGAAGGTGGAGAGGTTGATCGAGGAATTGATGGGAGGACAGAAGGGGAAGGAGATGAAGAGAAAGGCATTGGAATGGAAGGCAAGAGCGGTGAAGGCAGCTTCAATTGGTGGAGTCTCTTGGATTAATTTAGATAGAGTTATTAAGGAGGTAATAATGaagtaa
- the LOC122005139 gene encoding protein EXORDIUM-like 2 codes for MSYSAMAFSPAPRPSSMLLFLSLLHLLALQSSAIVPRMLFLVPQQPLVLNYHKGALLKGNYSLNLLFYGRFSPAQRSIVADFVRSLSATSVRSPSVASWWSTTFLYSPVGTTRLSLGRVFLDDAYSLGKSLAHSDLVTLAARAAPHRSSITAVLTAPEVLVDGFCVSRCGFHDSARAGRRGRARYAYLWVGNPATQCPGECAWPFAKPIYGPQTAPLVPPNGDVGVDGLIISLATLLADTVTNPYGDGYFQGPPTMPNEAVTSCTGIFGAGAFPGYPGNLLVDPTTGAYYNSLGLAGRKYLLPAMWDPKTKQCKPLV; via the coding sequence ATGAGCTACTCTGCAATGGCTTTCTCCCCTGCTCCTCGTCCTTCTTCtatgcttctcttcctctccctcctccacctcctcgctCTGCAGTCCTCCGCCATCGTCCCCCGCATGCTCTTCCTCGTCCCCCAGCAGCCCCTCGTTCTCAACTACCACAAAGGCGCCCTCCTCAAGGGCAACTACTCCCTCAACCTCCTCTTCTACGGCCGCTTCTCCCCTGCCCAACGCTCCATCGTCGCTGACTTCGTCCGATCCCTCTCTGCCACCTCCGTCCGATCCCCCTCTGTCGCCTCCTGGTGGTCCACCACCTTCCTCTACTCCCCCGTCGGCACCACCCGTCTCTCCCTCGGCCGCGTCTTTCTCGACGACGCCTACTCCCTCGGTAAGTCCCTCGCCCACTCCGACCTCGTGACCCTCGCCGCCCGCGCCGCCCCCCATCGCTCCTCCATCACCGCCGTCCTCACAGCACCGGAAGTCCTCGTCGACGGCTTCTGCGTCAGTCGCTGCGGCTTCCACGACTCCGCCCGCGCCGGCCGGCGCGGCCGAGCCCGGTACGCGTACCTGTGGGTGGGCAACCCGGCGACGCAGTGCCCCGGCGAGTGCGCGTGGCCCTTCGCGAAGCCGATCTACGGGCCGCAGACGGCGCCCCTGGTGCCGCCCAACGGCGACGTCGGCGTCGACGGGCTCATCATCAGCCTGGCCACGCTGCTGGCCGACACGGTGACCAATCCGTACGGCGACGGCTACTTCCAGGGCCCGCCGACGATGCCCAATGAGGCGGTCACGAGCTGCACCGGCATATTCGGCGCCGGCGCCTTCCCGGGCTATCCGGGGAACCTGCTCGTGGACCCCACGACCGGGGCCTACTACAACTCGCTCGGATTGGCGGGGAGGAAGTACCTGCTTCCTGCCATGTGGGACCCGAAGACGAAGCAGTGTAAGCCCCTCGTGTAG